The Bryobacteraceae bacterium genome includes a window with the following:
- a CDS encoding ferrous iron transporter B: protein MSSCHGKPETAGLAAPPGVRTAPRLVALIGPPNSGKTTLFNRLTGLRQKVANFPGVTVEHHIGKAHLPGHHEVDIIDLPGIYSLTPRSEDEQVTHDVLHGAMPGLRRPDGVILILDSTNLQRHLPLAAAVLSLRLPTLVVLNMADDLRQRGGAIDTEALANQLGAPVVLVSAATGEGVKSVAQFLTGGIAVPRVVELPVLQDAPACRQWARRVSHDARYTHPAPPVWTRRLDAVFLHPLLGPLVFALVVAAVFQSIFSWARPLMDAVQASVAASGEWMRAALPDGWVESLVVDGAWSGVGAVVVFLPQILLLFLFIALLEDSGYLARAALIADRTMARVGLQGKSFIPLLSAYACAVPAIMATRTIENRRDRIATILIAPFMTCSARLPVYTLIIAAFIPEKPFLGPFLGTRAAALLGLYLLGFLAAIGTAKLLKSSILRSERTPFVLEMPPYRMPTLASVGLRLWDRALAFLKRAGTVILAVAILLWVLASVPTVNGKQPPIEQSLAGTLGRAIEPLIQPLGFNWKIGIGLITSLAAREVIVGTLGTIYGMDPDHNSEGLQAALQQELSFGGAVALLVFFAFAMQCMSTLAVVRRETGGWKWPAIQFLYMGALAYTCAWIAHTLLR from the coding sequence ATGAGTTCGTGCCACGGCAAGCCCGAGACAGCCGGTCTTGCGGCGCCGCCGGGCGTCCGGACAGCGCCGAGACTGGTGGCGCTGATCGGACCGCCGAACTCGGGCAAGACCACTTTGTTCAACCGGCTCACGGGCCTTCGCCAGAAAGTCGCCAACTTTCCCGGCGTCACCGTCGAGCATCACATCGGCAAGGCGCACCTGCCAGGCCATCACGAGGTTGACATCATCGACCTGCCCGGCATCTACAGTCTCACGCCGCGGTCGGAAGACGAGCAGGTGACGCACGACGTCCTGCACGGCGCCATGCCTGGTCTGCGCCGCCCTGACGGCGTGATTCTCATCCTCGACTCGACCAATCTGCAGCGCCACCTTCCTCTGGCCGCCGCCGTGCTCAGCCTGCGGCTGCCGACGCTGGTGGTGCTGAACATGGCGGACGACCTCCGCCAGCGCGGCGGCGCGATCGACACGGAGGCGCTGGCCAATCAGCTCGGCGCGCCGGTCGTGCTGGTGAGCGCCGCCACAGGCGAGGGAGTGAAGAGCGTGGCGCAGTTTCTCACCGGCGGCATCGCCGTGCCCCGGGTGGTGGAGTTGCCCGTGCTGCAGGACGCGCCGGCGTGCCGCCAATGGGCGCGCCGGGTTTCGCACGACGCACGCTACACGCATCCGGCGCCGCCTGTCTGGACGCGGCGGCTCGACGCGGTTTTCCTGCACCCGCTGCTCGGTCCGCTGGTGTTCGCCCTCGTGGTGGCCGCCGTGTTCCAGAGCATTTTCAGCTGGGCGCGCCCGTTGATGGACGCCGTGCAGGCAAGCGTCGCCGCCAGCGGCGAATGGATGCGCGCGGCCCTGCCGGACGGATGGGTCGAGTCGCTCGTCGTGGACGGCGCCTGGAGCGGCGTCGGCGCTGTGGTTGTCTTTCTCCCGCAGATCCTGCTGCTGTTTCTCTTCATCGCGCTCCTTGAGGATTCCGGTTATCTGGCGCGCGCCGCGCTGATCGCCGACCGCACAATGGCGCGCGTCGGCCTTCAGGGCAAGAGCTTCATCCCGCTGCTGTCGGCCTACGCCTGCGCCGTGCCCGCCATCATGGCCACGCGCACCATCGAGAACCGCCGCGACCGCATCGCCACCATCCTCATTGCGCCCTTCATGACCTGCTCGGCGCGCCTGCCGGTCTACACGCTGATCATCGCCGCCTTCATCCCGGAGAAGCCCTTCCTCGGACCCTTTCTGGGCACCCGGGCGGCGGCCCTGCTCGGCCTGTACCTGCTGGGGTTCCTCGCCGCCATCGGGACGGCGAAGCTCCTGAAGTCCTCCATCCTGCGCAGCGAGCGCACTCCCTTCGTTCTCGAGATGCCCCCCTACCGCATGCCGACGCTGGCCAGCGTCGGGCTGCGCCTGTGGGACCGCGCGCTGGCTTTTCTCAAGCGCGCCGGCACGGTGATTCTGGCTGTGGCGATTCTCCTGTGGGTGCTGGCCAGCGTGCCCACCGTCAACGGAAAGCAGCCGCCGATCGAACAGAGCCTGGCCGGCACGTTGGGCCGCGCCATCGAGCCGCTGATCCAGCCGCTGGGCTTCAACTGGAAGATCGGCATCGGCCTCATCACCTCGCTGGCCGCGCGCGAAGTCATCGTGGGCACGCTGGGAACCATCTACGGCATGGATCCGGATCACAACAGCGAAGGGCTGCAGGCGGCGCTGCAGCAGGAGCTGAGCTTCGGCGGGGCGGTGGCGCTGCTGGTGTTTTTCGCTTTCGCCATGCAGTGCATGTCGACGCTCGCCGTCGTGCGGCGCGAGACGGGCGGCTGGAAGTGGCCCGCCATTCAGTTCCTCTACATGGGCGCTCTCGCTTACACCTGCGCCTGGATCGCGCACACGCTGCTCCGGTGA
- a CDS encoding iron transporter FeoA — MQLSFKAAARKRPPSSLADLPAGSEAVIDRLDLPEDLASRLMELGFIPGHRVSAALSAPGGDPRVFRIDGAEIALRRETARHILVRNN, encoded by the coding sequence ATGCAACTGAGTTTCAAGGCGGCAGCCCGCAAACGCCCGCCCTCCAGCCTGGCTGATCTGCCCGCAGGATCGGAAGCCGTGATCGACCGGCTGGATCTGCCCGAGGATCTCGCTTCGCGCCTGATGGAACTCGGTTTCATTCCCGGGCACCGTGTGTCGGCGGCGCTGAGCGCGCCTGGCGGCGACCCCAGGGTGTTCCGCATCGACGGGGCGGAAATCGCCCTGCGGCGCGAGACGGCGCGTCACATCCTCGTCAGGAACAACTAG
- a CDS encoding heat-shock protein — MRTIGIDLGTTNCAAAHAAPGQDAPVEQFPIPQLVAPGEVFAETVLPSALYLPADGEFPPEALELPWGASPRIVGRFAARRGAETLGRLVTSAKSWLSATGAERTSAILPPNAPQESPRVSPVEASRAYLEHIRRAWDYEHPDEPLERCRVVLTVPASFDEAARRLTQQAAEEAGLPELILLEEPQAALYAWIAQHPDWRERLRPGDLILVVDVGGGTTDFTLVRAAERDGALELERIAVGDHLLLGGDNMDLALAHTVAQRLPKLDALQFQSLWQQCRLAKEALLENASLDEAPVTLLGRGSSLIGGTIRGKLERAEVESILVDGFFPRVSSHEVPQRRRRAALAELGLPYEQDAAITRHLAHFLRRGGELACPTHVLFNGGVFLAARLRERVTEVLNGWLAEEGRPPAQVLEGGDLMHAVARGAAYYGRARQEGGVRIRGGIPHSYYIGIETAMPAVPGLKPPLKALTVVPFGMEEGTQAAVPGREFALYVGEPAQFRFFISSSRKQDAVGDLLDEIPEDIEEVAPVEVCLEGEAGAVARVTLEVQVTETGVLELWAKGLPGTPYEGRRWKLEFQLKRQRA; from the coding sequence TTGCGCACCATCGGCATCGATCTCGGCACCACGAACTGCGCCGCCGCGCACGCCGCGCCCGGACAGGACGCGCCGGTGGAGCAGTTCCCCATTCCGCAGCTGGTCGCGCCGGGCGAAGTGTTCGCGGAGACCGTGCTGCCTTCGGCGCTTTATCTGCCTGCGGACGGCGAGTTCCCGCCGGAGGCGCTGGAGCTGCCGTGGGGCGCATCGCCGCGGATCGTGGGCCGTTTCGCGGCCCGGCGCGGCGCGGAGACGCTGGGCAGGCTGGTGACCTCGGCCAAGAGCTGGCTTTCGGCCACGGGCGCGGAACGCACTTCAGCGATTCTTCCGCCGAATGCGCCGCAGGAGTCGCCGCGCGTTTCGCCTGTCGAGGCCAGCCGGGCGTATCTCGAGCATATCCGCCGCGCCTGGGATTACGAGCATCCGGACGAGCCGCTGGAGCGGTGCCGCGTCGTGCTGACGGTGCCGGCGTCGTTCGACGAAGCGGCGCGGAGGCTGACGCAGCAGGCCGCGGAAGAAGCCGGGCTGCCGGAGCTGATCCTGCTGGAAGAGCCGCAGGCGGCGCTGTATGCGTGGATCGCGCAGCATCCGGACTGGCGCGAGCGGCTGCGGCCCGGCGATCTGATTCTGGTGGTGGACGTGGGCGGCGGCACGACGGACTTCACGCTGGTGCGCGCGGCCGAGCGCGACGGCGCGCTGGAGCTGGAGCGCATCGCAGTGGGCGACCACCTGCTGCTGGGCGGCGACAACATGGACCTTGCGCTGGCGCACACGGTGGCGCAGCGGCTGCCGAAGCTCGACGCGCTGCAGTTCCAGTCGCTGTGGCAGCAGTGCCGGCTGGCGAAGGAAGCGCTGCTCGAAAACGCTTCTCTCGACGAAGCGCCCGTGACGCTGCTCGGGCGCGGCTCGTCGCTGATCGGCGGCACGATCCGCGGGAAACTGGAGCGCGCGGAAGTGGAATCGATCCTCGTCGACGGGTTCTTCCCGCGCGTCTCGAGCCACGAAGTACCGCAGAGGCGGCGGCGCGCGGCTCTGGCCGAGCTCGGGCTTCCCTACGAGCAGGACGCGGCGATCACGCGGCATCTGGCGCATTTCCTGCGGCGCGGGGGCGAGCTTGCCTGTCCGACGCACGTGCTGTTCAACGGCGGCGTGTTTCTGGCGGCGCGCCTGCGCGAGCGCGTGACGGAAGTGCTGAACGGATGGCTGGCCGAAGAAGGACGTCCGCCGGCGCAGGTGCTGGAGGGCGGCGATCTGATGCACGCCGTGGCGCGCGGCGCGGCTTACTACGGGCGCGCCCGGCAGGAGGGCGGCGTCCGCATCCGCGGCGGCATCCCGCATTCCTATTACATCGGCATCGAGACGGCGATGCCCGCGGTGCCGGGGCTGAAGCCGCCGCTGAAGGCGTTGACCGTGGTGCCGTTCGGCATGGAAGAGGGCACGCAGGCGGCGGTGCCCGGGCGGGAATTCGCGCTGTATGTCGGAGAGCCGGCGCAGTTCCGCTTCTTCATCTCCTCTTCGCGGAAGCAGGACGCGGTGGGCGATCTGCTGGACGAGATTCCGGAAGACATCGAGGAGGTGGCGCCTGTCGAGGTCTGCCTGGAGGGCGAGGCGGGCGCGGTGGCGCGCGTCACGCTGGAAGTGCAGGTGACGGAGACGGGCGTGCTCGAGCTGTGGGCGAAGGGATTGCCGGGCACGCCGTATGAAGGGCGGCGCTGGAAGCTCGAGTTCCAGCTGAAGAGGCAACGGGCATGA
- a CDS encoding heat-shock protein codes for MKVGIDLGTTNSAVAFIDPREAEGADFPPVHVLPIPQKTAGGAVEPRRTLPSFLLLEGDGIVGEYAREQGALAPTRLIHSAKSWLSNAEVDRTAKILPWDAQEAGRVMSPVEASARYLAHLREAWEATGRGALAEQEVVLTVPASFDEEARELTVEAARQAGIENLTLLEEPAAAFYAWIANHLAQSQKALFDGMTVLVVDVGGGTSDFTVIRVSREGDRVSFTRTAVGRHLLLGGDNLDLTLAWLVETKLERQLALRQRAALRRQCSAAKEQLLAVPGAPSVEITVLGAGTSLIGGTLKTSILREEAMELALDGFLPFCGLDEKPQEDQRSLFREAGLPYVSDPAITRHLAAFLSSSGSPPPDAILFNGGFFIPEMLRLRLAEVVEKWYGRRPLIFENNELDLAVAIGAAYYGYVRGTGAGVLVRGGLPRAYYLGVESASSDVIRTVCLVPRGTEEGTTLELELENLQLVANKAVSFRLYSSLTRTEDRCGDVIEFPAAAAGGELHVHAPLEAVIRFGKKAEERLIPVKLGARLTEIGTLELWAESRISEHRWRLQFELRKPVLAEQQKRARPAAVISAEAVERACAAVREVFDAGSAPQEELPARLEQILALGRNSWPLEVIRKLADVFLECSAGRRLSPGHEVRWLNLAGLCLRPGFGHPADEYRIELARRVWAQGLAFENKVENETQWWLFWGRVAGGLNRNQQADVYQRIAWALLPKGKPPRLNASLEREMWRCAASLELLPAGTRTDLGNALVKRLRANPNPSEFWCLARIGARKLFYAPANQVLPPATAVRWIESILKLPGCEECLARLAQWTGDAARDIPPATLETVRRALAEKPEWLGILEGEAGADLESMARVFGEELPEGLVLG; via the coding sequence ATGAAGGTCGGCATCGATCTGGGCACGACAAACAGCGCGGTGGCGTTCATCGATCCGCGCGAGGCCGAGGGCGCGGACTTTCCGCCCGTCCATGTGCTGCCCATTCCGCAGAAAACGGCCGGCGGCGCGGTGGAGCCGCGGCGGACGCTGCCGTCGTTCCTGCTGCTGGAAGGCGACGGGATCGTCGGCGAATATGCGCGCGAGCAGGGAGCGCTGGCGCCGACGCGCCTGATCCATTCAGCCAAGAGCTGGCTGTCGAACGCGGAGGTGGACCGCACGGCGAAGATCCTGCCCTGGGACGCGCAGGAGGCGGGGCGCGTGATGTCGCCGGTGGAGGCGTCGGCGCGCTATCTGGCCCATCTGCGCGAGGCGTGGGAAGCCACGGGGCGCGGAGCGCTGGCGGAGCAGGAAGTGGTGCTGACGGTGCCGGCGTCATTCGATGAAGAAGCGCGCGAGCTGACCGTGGAAGCCGCGCGGCAGGCGGGCATCGAAAACCTGACGCTGCTGGAAGAGCCGGCGGCGGCGTTCTATGCGTGGATCGCCAACCATCTGGCGCAGTCGCAGAAGGCGCTGTTCGACGGCATGACGGTGCTGGTGGTGGACGTGGGCGGCGGCACGTCGGACTTCACGGTGATCCGTGTGAGCCGCGAGGGCGACCGGGTTTCGTTCACCCGCACGGCTGTGGGCAGGCACCTGCTGCTGGGCGGCGACAACCTGGACCTGACGCTGGCGTGGCTGGTGGAGACGAAGCTTGAACGGCAGCTGGCGCTGCGGCAGCGCGCAGCCCTGCGGCGGCAGTGTTCGGCGGCCAAAGAGCAGCTGCTGGCCGTGCCAGGCGCGCCTTCGGTGGAAATCACGGTGCTGGGCGCGGGCACGTCGCTGATCGGCGGGACGCTGAAGACGTCGATCCTGCGCGAAGAGGCGATGGAGCTGGCGCTGGACGGATTCCTGCCATTCTGCGGGCTGGACGAGAAGCCGCAGGAAGACCAGCGGAGCCTGTTCCGGGAGGCGGGCCTGCCGTATGTGAGCGACCCGGCCATCACGCGGCACCTTGCGGCGTTCCTGTCTTCCTCCGGCTCGCCGCCGCCGGACGCCATTCTTTTCAACGGCGGGTTCTTCATCCCCGAGATGCTGCGGCTGCGGCTGGCGGAGGTGGTGGAGAAATGGTACGGCAGGCGGCCGCTGATCTTCGAGAACAACGAGCTGGATCTGGCGGTGGCGATCGGCGCCGCTTATTACGGATATGTGCGCGGCACGGGCGCGGGCGTGCTGGTGCGGGGCGGTCTGCCGCGAGCCTATTACCTGGGCGTGGAATCGGCTTCTTCTGATGTGATCCGCACGGTGTGCCTCGTGCCCCGCGGCACGGAGGAGGGCACGACGCTCGAGCTCGAGCTGGAGAACCTGCAGCTGGTGGCCAACAAGGCGGTGAGCTTCCGGCTGTATTCGTCCCTGACGCGCACGGAAGACCGTTGCGGAGACGTGATCGAGTTTCCTGCCGCGGCGGCTGGCGGCGAACTGCACGTGCATGCGCCGCTGGAAGCGGTGATCCGGTTCGGAAAAAAAGCCGAGGAAAGGCTGATTCCGGTGAAGCTGGGCGCGCGGCTGACCGAGATCGGAACGCTGGAGCTGTGGGCCGAGTCGCGGATCAGCGAGCACCGCTGGCGGCTGCAGTTCGAGCTGCGCAAGCCGGTGCTGGCCGAGCAGCAGAAGCGGGCGCGCCCGGCGGCAGTGATCAGCGCCGAGGCGGTGGAGCGGGCGTGCGCGGCGGTGCGCGAAGTGTTCGATGCCGGCTCGGCGCCTCAGGAGGAGCTGCCGGCGCGGCTGGAGCAGATTCTGGCGCTGGGCCGCAATTCGTGGCCGCTGGAAGTGATCCGCAAACTGGCGGACGTGTTTCTCGAGTGCAGCGCGGGGCGGCGGCTTTCGCCGGGACACGAAGTGCGCTGGCTGAACCTGGCGGGACTGTGCCTGAGGCCGGGCTTCGGACATCCGGCGGACGAGTACCGCATCGAACTGGCCCGCCGCGTCTGGGCGCAGGGACTCGCGTTCGAGAACAAGGTGGAAAACGAGACGCAGTGGTGGCTGTTCTGGGGGCGCGTGGCCGGGGGGCTGAACCGCAATCAGCAGGCGGATGTCTATCAGCGCATCGCGTGGGCGCTCCTGCCGAAGGGCAAGCCGCCGCGGCTGAATGCGAGCCTGGAGCGGGAGATGTGGCGCTGCGCCGCGTCGCTCGAGCTGCTGCCGGCGGGCACGCGGACGGATCTGGGCAATGCGCTGGTGAAGAGGCTGCGCGCGAACCCGAACCCGAGCGAGTTCTGGTGCCTGGCGCGCATCGGCGCGCGGAAGCTGTTTTACGCTCCGGCCAACCAGGTGCTGCCGCCGGCGACGGCGGTGCGGTGGATCGAGAGCATTCTGAAGCTGCCGGGCTGCGAGGAGTGCCTGGCGCGGCTGGCGCAATGGACGGGCGATGCAGCCCGCGACATTCCGCCGGCGACGCTGGAAACGGTGCGGCGTGCGCTGGCGGAGAAGCCGGAGTGGCTGGGGATTCTGGAGGGCGAGGCGGGCGCGGATCTGGAGTCGATGGCGCGCGTGTTCGGCGAGGAGCTGCCGGAAGGGCTGGTGCTCGGATGA
- the thiL gene encoding thiamine-monophosphate kinase yields MKEDAWIAAIRKWTEGGRRADVIAGIGDDCAILRPPPGQDLLATTDLFVEGIHFRREMFSPRQAGRKALARGLSDIAAMGGEARHALVSLALPQWADERWLREFYRGMAELGRKWKVGVVGGDLTRSRLLAADIVVLGLAPRGRALRRDGARPGDAIYVSGALGRAAAAGYRDVPEPRLDLGRKLRGRATACMDLSDGLALDLHRMCAASGTAAELDGVLPNAHGATLEQALFGGEDYELLCTMPEGVRPPRGLTRIGRMVEGRPAGAVRFAGAPLRTLGWDPFSRAGLHRSRFRTAFRPEDGRPR; encoded by the coding sequence ATGAAGGAAGACGCCTGGATCGCCGCCATCCGGAAGTGGACGGAAGGGGGCAGGCGCGCGGATGTGATTGCGGGCATTGGCGACGATTGCGCGATTCTGCGTCCGCCGCCGGGGCAGGATCTGCTGGCGACGACGGATCTGTTCGTCGAGGGAATCCATTTCCGGCGGGAAATGTTTTCGCCGCGCCAGGCAGGCAGGAAAGCGCTGGCGCGGGGCTTGAGCGACATTGCGGCGATGGGCGGCGAAGCGCGGCATGCGCTCGTGTCGCTGGCGCTGCCTCAGTGGGCGGATGAGCGCTGGCTGCGGGAGTTCTACCGCGGGATGGCGGAGCTGGGGCGGAAATGGAAGGTGGGCGTTGTGGGCGGCGATCTGACGCGGAGCCGGCTGCTCGCGGCGGACATTGTGGTGCTCGGCTTGGCGCCCAGAGGCAGGGCATTGCGCCGTGATGGGGCGAGACCGGGCGACGCCATTTATGTGTCGGGCGCCCTGGGACGCGCGGCGGCGGCAGGCTATCGCGATGTGCCGGAACCGCGGCTGGATCTCGGAAGGAAGCTGCGGGGCAGGGCGACCGCCTGCATGGACCTCAGCGACGGGCTGGCGCTGGATCTGCACCGGATGTGCGCCGCTTCCGGCACGGCGGCGGAACTGGACGGCGTGCTGCCCAACGCGCACGGCGCCACGCTGGAGCAGGCGCTGTTCGGCGGTGAAGACTACGAACTGCTATGCACGATGCCTGAGGGGGTCCGGCCTCCGCGCGGACTGACCCGGATCGGCCGGATGGTGGAAGGACGGCCTGCCGGAGCCGTCCGGTTCGCAGGCGCGCCTTTGCGCACGCTCGGCTGGGATCCTTTCTCCCGAGCCGGTCTTCATCGATCCCGGTTCAGGACGGCTTTTCGACCGGAAGACGGGCGGCCTCGCTGA
- a CDS encoding histidine kinase/response regulator hybrid protein, with protein sequence MMRLHARLRLAALGLGLALAARVGAQQYSFQVFDFDSGLNNLAVESIYQDREGFLWVGTQNGLFRYDGRSFSEFGKKEIEPGAFILSIHQTPDGTLWLGTPRGLYRREHGRFRAVVLPASQTQRVNGKSGLASDEAGRLYVATREGLAIGTRVGPKGEWAFKLVSRVSSSGPPDRARAVASVAVTRSGRVLFGCGMDLCELDEKDHARLAAAQPNPRHGPWSFIYEDLHGDLYVRSAQCLEVLRKGASRFEPLTGPVDLRSPWVPQLGGDYEARLLIPVYGGLAILSEGRWQIIGKKNGLPGDSVSSVYLDREGSVWLGMNGRGLARWVGYGEWEGFSETEGLGNETVWQVAADAGGAVWIGTGDGVYRAERSGVTYRFRRVSELPSGPIIAMLAARDGAIWVAPQSGHIYRRDPRTGSVREFLIPALEPGAFVMRLAEGPDGRVYAAVSHRASVVIVEPQEGKVRDLPLPQETPHRGLAVTASPDGSIWFASEQGLYRYAGGHWEHFTKKDGLLDNSVHGITFGPGGEVWLVYSIPSGLTRGAKSGGRLTFRHFTTADGLPSQLLYFAKFDAAGHLWVGTDRGAAVFDGRNWIPYRRGDGLIWDDCNTDAFASEPDGAVWIGTSGGLSRFRESRAKPSPGTPQTVLTSVRLGKLGFDPQRAVEVGHRDNTLTVRFAVLRFARPSAQRYLYRLVGLSDEWKETRLSEIQFPDLSPGKYRLEVRGFDGYRSWSEKPAVFEFRIHPPWWAHPLTRLLAVILVLSSVMFYLRQSRLRHLREKARLEQAVEERTRQLRIEKERSERANRLKDEFLANISHEIRTPMNGILGMTDLTLSTELTDEQREYLETVKLSADRLLHLLNDILDLSKIEAGYMEIQNEPFSPRRTAEHALRAVAPRAVAKGLHLSFHCGPEVPAAARGDEQRVYQILLNLLNNAIKFTETGGVELFLEADPPAGDCFMLRFRVRDTGIGIPLEQQQAIFEAFRQADGSITRRFGGTGLGLAISSKLARLMGGEIRVESEPGRGATFTVEIRAGLCEAPVEETAPPDAAASPRLASAPAFQPLPERRLRILLAEDNQVNRRLVELLMTKQGHEVVSVENGRKAVELAEREHFDLILMDVQMPDMDGLEATRQIRALERAVGGGHRPILALTANAMRGDEEVCLNAGMDGYIPKPFEAEKLLRAVSEAARLPVEKPS encoded by the coding sequence ATGATGCGGCTGCACGCGCGCCTCCGCCTCGCCGCGCTCGGTCTTGGACTGGCGCTGGCAGCCCGTGTCGGCGCGCAGCAATATTCGTTCCAGGTCTTCGATTTCGACAGCGGCCTCAACAACCTGGCCGTCGAAAGCATCTACCAGGACCGGGAAGGCTTTCTGTGGGTGGGGACGCAGAACGGCCTTTTCCGATACGACGGGCGCAGTTTCAGCGAGTTCGGCAAGAAAGAGATCGAACCCGGCGCGTTCATTCTTTCCATTCACCAGACGCCCGACGGCACCCTCTGGCTGGGCACGCCCCGGGGGTTGTACCGGCGGGAACACGGCCGGTTCCGGGCCGTTGTCTTGCCCGCTTCACAGACGCAGCGCGTCAATGGCAAGAGCGGGCTCGCCTCGGACGAGGCGGGCCGGCTGTATGTGGCGACACGGGAAGGTCTCGCCATCGGAACGCGCGTGGGTCCGAAGGGCGAGTGGGCCTTCAAACTGGTCTCCCGCGTCAGCAGCTCTGGCCCGCCTGACAGGGCCAGGGCGGTCGCCAGTGTCGCTGTCACCCGCTCCGGCCGTGTTCTGTTCGGCTGCGGCATGGATCTCTGCGAGCTGGACGAAAAGGATCATGCCAGGCTGGCAGCGGCGCAGCCGAACCCCAGGCACGGTCCGTGGAGCTTCATCTACGAGGACCTCCACGGCGACCTGTATGTGCGGAGCGCGCAGTGCCTCGAGGTGCTGCGGAAGGGGGCCTCGCGGTTCGAACCGTTGACGGGTCCGGTGGATCTCCGCAGCCCGTGGGTTCCGCAATTGGGCGGCGACTACGAGGCGCGGCTGCTGATCCCCGTCTATGGCGGTCTGGCGATCCTGTCGGAAGGCCGGTGGCAGATCATCGGGAAGAAGAACGGGCTTCCCGGAGATTCCGTCTCCAGCGTCTACCTGGACCGGGAAGGCTCCGTGTGGCTGGGCATGAACGGCCGCGGGCTGGCCCGCTGGGTTGGCTACGGGGAGTGGGAAGGATTCTCGGAGACCGAGGGGCTCGGCAACGAAACGGTGTGGCAGGTGGCCGCGGACGCGGGAGGCGCTGTCTGGATTGGAACCGGCGACGGCGTCTACCGGGCTGAGCGCAGCGGCGTCACATACCGCTTCCGCAGAGTGTCCGAGCTGCCTTCGGGGCCCATCATCGCCATGCTCGCCGCCCGGGACGGCGCGATCTGGGTGGCGCCGCAGAGCGGCCACATCTACCGCCGGGATCCCCGCACGGGGAGCGTGCGTGAGTTTCTCATCCCGGCTCTCGAGCCGGGAGCGTTCGTGATGCGGCTGGCCGAGGGGCCGGACGGGCGCGTTTATGCGGCCGTGAGCCACCGCGCATCTGTTGTGATCGTGGAGCCCCAGGAAGGAAAGGTCCGGGACCTGCCGTTGCCGCAGGAAACGCCGCACCGGGGTCTGGCGGTCACGGCTTCGCCGGACGGTTCGATCTGGTTCGCATCGGAGCAGGGACTGTACCGCTACGCTGGCGGGCATTGGGAGCACTTCACCAAAAAGGACGGCCTGCTGGACAACTCTGTCCACGGAATCACCTTCGGGCCCGGCGGAGAAGTCTGGCTTGTTTACAGCATCCCCTCGGGGCTGACGCGCGGCGCCAAGTCCGGCGGACGGCTGACGTTCCGGCACTTCACGACAGCCGACGGGCTGCCCTCGCAGCTGCTGTACTTTGCCAAGTTCGATGCGGCCGGCCACCTCTGGGTCGGCACGGACCGCGGCGCTGCGGTTTTCGATGGCAGGAACTGGATCCCCTACCGGCGGGGCGATGGCCTGATCTGGGATGACTGCAACACGGACGCCTTCGCTTCTGAGCCCGATGGCGCCGTCTGGATCGGCACCAGCGGCGGCCTGTCGCGGTTCCGCGAGTCGCGCGCCAAGCCCTCTCCCGGAACCCCGCAAACGGTCCTGACCTCCGTGCGGCTGGGCAAGCTCGGCTTCGATCCGCAGCGCGCCGTCGAGGTCGGGCACCGTGACAATACGCTTACGGTCCGCTTCGCGGTTCTGCGTTTCGCCCGGCCGTCGGCGCAACGCTACCTGTACCGCCTCGTGGGGCTGTCGGACGAGTGGAAAGAGACCCGCCTGTCGGAGATTCAGTTCCCGGACCTGTCCCCGGGCAAATACCGCCTCGAAGTCCGGGGCTTCGACGGCTACCGCTCGTGGAGCGAAAAGCCCGCCGTCTTCGAGTTCCGAATTCACCCGCCGTGGTGGGCGCATCCGCTGACGCGCCTGCTGGCCGTCATCCTGGTCCTTTCCTCCGTGATGTTCTATCTGCGGCAGTCCCGACTGCGGCATCTCCGGGAAAAGGCCCGGCTGGAACAGGCCGTCGAAGAACGCACCCGGCAGCTCCGGATCGAAAAAGAACGCAGCGAACGCGCCAACCGGCTCAAGGACGAGTTCCTCGCCAATATCTCTCACGAGATCCGCACCCCCATGAACGGGATTCTCGGCATGACGGATCTCACGCTTTCCACGGAGCTGACCGACGAGCAGAGGGAGTATCTGGAAACCGTCAAGCTTTCGGCCGACCGGCTGCTGCACCTCCTCAATGACATTCTGGATCTCTCGAAGATCGAAGCCGGCTACATGGAGATCCAGAACGAGCCGTTCTCGCCGCGCCGCACCGCCGAGCACGCGCTTCGCGCCGTGGCGCCGCGCGCGGTGGCCAAGGGACTGCACCTCTCCTTCCATTGCGGACCGGAAGTGCCCGCGGCCGCCCGCGGAGACGAGCAGCGGGTCTACCAGATCCTTCTCAATCTCCTGAACAATGCGATCAAGTTCACGGAGACGGGCGGCGTCGAGCTGTTTCTGGAAGCGGACCCGCCCGCCGGAGACTGCTTCATGCTGCGATTCCGGGTCCGCGACACAGGCATCGGCATTCCTTTGGAGCAGCAGCAGGCGATCTTCGAAGCCTTCCGCCAGGCCGACGGATCGATCACCCGCCGCTTCGGAGGCACGGGGCTGGGGTTGGCCATTTCCTCCAAACTGGCGCGGCTCATGGGCGGTGAAATCCGGGTGGAGAGCGAGCCGGGACGCGGCGCCACGTTCACCGTGGAGATCCGGGCTGGATTGTGCGAGGCGCCTGTGGAGGAGACGGCTCCTCCGGATGCGGCCGCCAGTCCGCGTCTTGCTTCCGCTCCCGCGTTCCAGCCGCTGCCTGAGCGCCGCCTGCGGATTCTTCTCGCCGAAGACAACCAGGTGAACCGCCGCCTGGTGGAGCTGCTCATGACCAAGCAGGGCCACGAGGTCGTCAGCGTGGAGAACGGCCGCAAGGCCGTCGAGCTGGCCGAACGGGAACATTTCGACCTGATTCTGATGGACGTGCAGATGCCGGACATGGACGGGCTCGAAGCCACGCGGCAGATCCGCGCTCTGGAACGCGCCGTGGGCGGCGGACACCGGCCCATCCTCGCTCTCACAGCCAACGCAATGCGAGGCGACGAGGAAGTCTGCCTCAACGCCGGCATGGACGGCTACATTCCCAAACCCTTCGAGGCCGAAAAACTGCTCCGCGCCGTCAGCGAGGCCGCCCGTCTTCCGGTCGAAAAGCCGTCCTGA